Part of the Triticum aestivum cultivar Chinese Spring chromosome 4D, IWGSC CS RefSeq v2.1, whole genome shotgun sequence genome is shown below.
TGAGCTTTGGATTCCTCACAGTTGTTGGGGGTATGCATTTGGGCTTACGGCGTTGCTTGCTGCAGGGATTGGGGGCTTCGGAGTTGGAGCTGAGGAGTTGAGCAGCAATGGAGCTTCTTTTAGTCGTAGGTGAGCGCTCAGATTCTGGAACTGGTTCTTTTTTTTTTGGGTGCTTGCAGGAAATGGATCGGTGCGATTTTGCTATCCAGAGTTTGTGATTTTTTAGATTGGAACTAGAAAATAGGTGTTTTTAGTGTTGGCCTATTACCATTAGGTAACAAATGCCACAAATTTACCAGTTCATCATCTCTTGAGCTCTGAACTGAACTGACATTAGCTATATGCATATAAGCACTGGTGATCTGGTTCCCTAGTGATTATTTTCTTCTTGTAAAAACTGGAAGTCCGGTTTATTGGATTACTATTGTacctttttttttgaaaaggaggacttcccccggcctctgcatcggaaagatgcatgcggccactttattaaaaCAAGTTCAGCAAAAACAAGTTCATCTCTTGAGCTCTGAACTGAACTTTTTGCTCCGCTTCTCTTTGCATGTTTATCCACAGAGACAGATTGCTGGGTGAAGTTCTGCAGTAGTAGCAACTTTTTAGCATTTATATGAATGGTGCCTGTGGTTATTTTAGAAAGCCTTGGATTGTTGTCACGGAGAGATCAGAGATGTGCCACTAGGttgtgtttttttttttgaaagaaagtgCCACTAGGTTGTTGAGTGAGATCTTTCTTTTTCTCACTGAATTTTAAACTTTAAGTACTTAAGTATTTGAAAGAGAAATACGGTATTGCACTATGTCTCTTATATTATACATAAATGATCGTGTGAATATGATAGTAAATAAATCAAGGGCAGGTGGTTTTTGTACTTCCATCATCAGAAATGGCAAATAATTATCTTGATAATAGTACATCCAAGTCCTAACTATTCCTTTTCTTGGACTTTCAGAAGATTGCTGCAGATTGGTGGTGAAAACCAAGGTGCCGGGTATCTTTTCTCACATACACAAGCTCCAACATCAGGACCAGTGTCTGCTCCAGCACCCTCAGCATTCATATCATCACCACCAGAAGGTGCACCATCACCATTTTATTCACGACCGACGCCACAGCGATCCCCTTTACGCCATGATCCACCAATAGTCCTTCCACATGCGCTTAAGTTTAAGCCTGCAGCTGGGGGAGCTGGGCATGATCATTCGGTTCAAACTCCATCTCATAAGCATTCCTGGACAACCTATGGTTTAGTTGCAGTAGGGGTTGCTGCTTTCCTTATCATATCAGCAGCTGGTGCTCTGTACTGCCGAGCTAAAAAAGTGGGGACTGTGAAACCTTGGGTGACAGGGCTTAGCGGACAATTGCAAAAAGCTTTTGTAACAGGTATGCTTTGTTTGTACTTCAACATTTGTGTATCTAGCAGTTTGTTCAGATGTCACATCACAATTTAATCGTATATTTATAGGTGTACCTGCACTGAAACGATCAGAGCTGGAATCAGCGAGCGAGGATTTCAGCAATATAATCGGCTCCACATCTAGCTGCATGATGTACAAGGGAACTTTATCTAGTGGAGTTGAAATTGCAGTTGCGTCGAGTTTGGTAACGTCTGCAAAGGATTGGTCCAAAGAATGTGAATCACAGTACAGGAAAAAGGTACTATTCAGTTTCCTGCCGCTTGTATAAATGTACACTGCTTAGCTTATGTTTGATTCCAATGGTTATGTTTTCAGATCACAACTTTGTCAAAAGTAAACCACAGGAATTTTATGAACTTGCTTGGCTACTGTGAGGAAGGGCATCCTTTTACCAGAGCCATGGTATTTGAATACGCTCCGAATGGGACGCTTTTTGAGTATCTGCATGGTAAGTGTATTCTTAGTTTCTTACAATGATTTTATATTTTCCCCCCTTTTCACAAATCTGTTCTCTTCACCCTGTAACTACAGAAATCCTTTTATGTGAATATTTGTTAACAACGGTGTAAATCATGATCCCGCAAAACCTTACATAAAAGTTTCTCCGACAAATGAACTATGCATACCTGTTCAGCAAGCAGATTCTAACTGATAAAGATCTCTATGTTTCCCTTATGAATTAGGAGTATCATATAAGATAAAATAGGAGGGAGAATAAAGAGATTATCATTTcctaaaaagaggagaagaaagagaaaaaGGAGTGTGGTCTTATTCAAAGTCAAAGCGCTTGGCAATCATCTTTAACCAGTGATGTGCTTCATATAATTTCTAACATTATTGAACAACTCGATTTTAACAAATCTTCTACGATTTCTAAACTTTTTTAGACCTCCTTCCCCTAGAACCGTACTCGAGAGTTTTCTACCTCATATGGCTCAGAATTTGCTACTTACTTTAGCGGCATAATTTGGTATCTTAATTTCCCCTGTCTTAACTGAATCCGATCTCTCGAAACTCAATCATCTCTTGTTAGTTCAGAAGATATGAGTATGTGTGCATCAACTACATAAGTTTTTTTCGAAATGGAGGTCGAACCCCCGGCCGTCTACTGCATAAGTTGtatctattactccctccgtcccataatataagacgttttttgacataaGTTGTATCAACTACATAAGTCAGTCGGTGTATCAACATTATATTTTGACAATGTCTCATCCTCGTCAATCCATGTTGCAGTGAGAGAAGCCGAGAAGCTGGACTGGGTGACGCGGCTGAGGATATGCATGGGGATCGCCTACTGCCTGGAGCACATGCACCAGCTGAACCCACCCGTGGTGCCGAGGAGCTTGGACTCGACGACCATATACCTCACCGACGATTTCGCCGCGAAGGTCTCAGACCTCGAATTCCCAGACGACGGCGCAAAGGGATCATCACCTCGTTCAGCCACATCGGACCTGGAAACCGCGGTGCACAGATACGGCGTGGTGCTGCTGGAGATACTGACGGGGAGGGTGGCCTGCTCCGACGAGGACGGGCCGCTGGAGCGGTGGGCGTCCCGCTACCTGGACGGCGAGGTGCGGCTGGCGGAGCTGTTCGACCCCAGCATCGGCTCCTccttctccgaggaggccgcgcgcGCGCTGTGCGAGGTGGCGAGGTCCTGCGTCGACCCGGACCCGAAGAGGAGGCCGGCGATGGCGGAGGTGGCGGCCCGGCTGAGGGAGATCACGGCGCTGGGGCCCGACAGGGCCACCCCCAAGGTGTCGCCGCTGTGGTGGGCTGAGCTTGAGATCATGTCTTCTTCTGACAGCTGAAGTTGTTActggagtactccctccgtccgtgaataagtgtacttctatcATTTCTGCTAAGTCAAAGTTTTATAATTCTGACCAACTTTTTAGAAAAGAGTAGTAgtatatatgacatcaaattggtatattatgaaaatgcatttcaaaacgaatctagtgatactaatttagtgccataaatgctgctattttttctataaagttggttaaagttttaaaactttgacttaagacaaaagctagatgtacacttgttcgcggacggagggagtatttgtttggTTTGGTTGCTGCTGCTGATCTTGCTTGTGGAATTGGTAGTAAGGCAGAGGGTGTTTGAAGTTTGCTTCAGGATTGCAAATAGTGAGTGGTGGGTGCTCTGTATACCTGTAAAGAAGAGGGTGACCGTCCGTGAGATAACTGTCAGCCGAGTGAGCTGCACTACAGTTCTCATAATTCTACCCAAATTTCATGTATAACCAATTTCAAGCATGAACCACGTACAGAACTGTTCTGTTGGCCCAGTGTAATTCACAGCTCTTACAGTGAACCATGCTGTGCAAAGACCCAAACAAAGCTTATTCACAGATGGAACAATAACACTTAACTGAAGGCAGCAGTTTAAACATTTGGGATCCACATTGTAGGACCTTCTCACAAGGAGAAGGAACCCTCAAAAAATTGGTGTATGCTGCTTGATGTGGCGAGCCCACGGTATTCTTTAGTAAAAGGCGAAAGAATAGTTCGCTATGTGCTCACCACGCAGCTGCGTGCTCTCTAATGCTGGCACCGGAAGCTGTTTTAAAGTGGCCCAGGTGGGACGACTCTCTAGCGCCTAGCGGTGTGGGACTAAATAAGTTGAAATGCAGTCGCTGAGATGTACTAGCCTGGACCCTGGAGAGTGGCGACTCCTCTGCTTGCTGCTGCCGGGCCTAAATCACTCTTCTTCGTTTTTGCAATCAACCGGGCCAAAGAGTTTTTTTTTAGAATCTCCGGGCCCAAAGAGTTTTGCGGATCGGGATGGCGGTCCAAATCAATAACAAAGGAGTAGTCTCTACCtgtctcaaaaaagaaaagaaaaagggagtAGTCTCTACCCAGCGGGCAGCGGCGACCTGTGATTGATTAGACTTACAGTGGAGCAAAAACAAGATTGACAAAGATGTTGAGAACAGAAGAAATGAAGCAAAAACAGATGATTGTCGTGGTTTTTATGAAGACGAAAACCGGGTGCCTGGCCTGGGTAGCAGGATAAGAAAAGCCAGAATTCTCTCTCTTTGGGAATGCAACAGCTCGGTGGACTGAGCTGGGTGGGGAGCACGCAAACGCAGTGGCCGGCGACAACCAACCAACCAAGCAATCGTATCGTATTGGCTGGGTCGTGGAAAAGCACAACTCTTTATGCACAGATCGTGCCTCCCAATAACACGCCACCAACAGGCAAGGCAAATATATAAATAAAACACATAAAAAATGGGAggaaaaagaaggagaaagcatgAGCATGCCTTGCCGGCTGCTCTGATTGAAGGGCAGCCTGTTCTGTTGTGTTGTGTCGAAGCCCTCTTCCTCTCTTTTCATTCAGCTCTCATCAGACCAACCCAGTACCCTGGAGCCCCTTGTCTTGCTGATGTATACAGTACATACGAAAAATGATGCCATTTACACGCTTTGCTATTCTTACATTTTTGTTACACCAAGCTCTCTCATCAACCTCCTGTACGTTACACGCAGAGCTCGACCGACCTTCGCCTCGCCGTTGCATCGTATGCTTTGTCTATACCCATCGGTCCGACTCGTCCGTGCTCTCTTCTGCCCGCCTCGCTGTGCATTCTTCTCTCCTTGCTGCGGAAGGGAAGGGGCCAAAATCGTTTCATCATTCAGCTAGCTGATCATCGACGATGGTGGTCGCAGGCTAGCTCTCGGATTGCTCAGCCTTGGCGGAAGCCTTGTTGTAGAGCTCCAGGGTGTCTCCGTGCTCCGGGTGCATGCACAGCGCGGCCTCGCAGTCGCGCAGGGTGCTCGCGCTGTCGCCCATGGAGTCCTGGAAGGCCGCGCGGAGGTGGAGCAGCTGGAGGTCCGGCTTGAAAGCCAGCGCTTGCGTCAGCTCTCCGatcgcctcctcctccttgttctCGTCCATCAGAACTGACGGATCACAACAAACATGTTATCAAGCCATTGAAAAATTCTTCAGACTTTAGCTCTGAATTCCTCACTATTGGAAAAATAGCTATCAAAAAATTTAACAATCCATTATCGTCTCCAGACAACATTAATGGAACCTTAAGATAGCTATGAATTCCGCGTATTGTTCTAAACTTAACAGAATGCAGGGCTTCAAAAAATTGCTTAGCATTTGGTGTTGAAAGTTGACACTGCTGTAAAGTTTGTGCACATTAGAATAGTGCAAAGCCATCAAGAAGATTCATAGTGCCAGCCATCATATGCTCAGTTCAGTTCAGTGGACTCACCAGCTGCTCTGTATCTGTAAGGGTAGGTCCTGGTTGGATCCAACAAGGTCGCCATATTGAGATCACTTTTCGCAGCGTCCCGCTCGGCATATTCCGACCGTTTTTCATACGCCGAAGCGCTGTTTTTGGCAATCTTTAGGAGCGATGTCATCTCATCAAATGCAGCCTTTTTCCTATTCTTCAAGAAATGGACCCGAGCCAGACCCTGGTGTGCCCGTGTATGCTTGATGCTCAGTGCTATGCTGTAGCACTCAGTTGCCTCATCCAGCAAATCACAGTCCACATATATGCTCCCCATATTGTTGTATGCCTGGAGGATGTCAGTGAGCTATTAGCACAAATGATGAACACTTGTCGTGGAAAGTGAGAAGCGGTGATGGATGGTTCTTACTTGCCCCTTCCGTAGGTTGTCAGATGCACAACTGTTAGCATGCTCTAGAAGCTGAACAACAGAAAGCGCAGATTCGACGTCAAGGCTAGAGTCCCCTAGAGCATAAGCCTTTAGGAAAAATGCTTCGAATGATCTTTGGAGACTGAGTGATTGCTCGGCCTTCTCAAGTGCTTCATCGCGATGCCCGGTGTCGTATAAGATCCATCCTTCGTATACAAGTCTCTCATGGTCATGAATCGAACTATTCCGTGCTAACCGCAAGCTACGCATAGCAGCCTTCTGACAATTTAGCCTACAATGCATATGAAAGACAAGAAATATGTTAGGCTTATGAACTTTAAAGACTACTCCAGTATACAACATCTATCACAGTTGTTTTCCAAACTATACTACCAAGATAGCATACTAGACAGTATAAGAAACTGTTGTCGTTTTTGTGAATTTGTTTCTGAGTAGACTAAAATTCCTGCTCTTACATGTAAGATAAATTAGGCTATATGAAGATCTAGTAGACAGCAACTTGATACAAGTAATTATGGAGGAATGGAAGGACTTGATGGGATGTTCTTGCTCAAATTAAGACAATGTAAACTTGTGGAGAAAATTAGCAATTCACAAGTTGGATGCACTGCTCACCTTAACAGGAGTAGCGACTGCCGGAACCGCAAGCTGCTGTTCCCGGGTTCCCTGGCGAGCATCTGCTGGACAACTGCCAGAGAGCCGATGTCGTCCACCCCTGACCACCGGTCGTAGAGCTGCAACCAACAATCCGCCATGTCCCGCTGCTGCACTTGCCCTCGGAGGAGCTCGATCAGCTGCTCCCCGTGCATTTTACCATGGAACATCATGTAGGTCGGATCCAGCGTCAAGATGGCCCTGACATCCCGCACGGCAGCCTCGAAGTCCCCAGCCACAAGGTAGAACCACGCCCGGAGCTCGAGGCAGTCGGTCGCCATCCTGAAGCTGAGCACCTTGTCGATCTCTTCCAGCGCACGCTCCATCTTGTCCTCCTCCAGCAAGGCGGCGGCACGGTACTTGTACGGGTAAGTCAGCGTCGGGTCGAGCTGCGTCGCCGTCCGGAGATCAGCCATCTTCTCCTTCCCCACGCAGTACACGGCGCGTTCTTGGTACATCCACCCGGCAGGATCGTAGTCCGTGACCACCCTGTTCATCAGCTTGTAGGCCATGTACTTGTGCCCGCACTTGAACTTGGCGCGCGCTACTCCGGCGAGCGAGTACACATGGCCTTCCGCGACGGCCTCCTCGAACCACTCCTGCGCGTCCTTGAACTCGCCGCGCTCCAGCATGACGCACCCGAGCTGGTGCAGTGCCAACTGTTTGTGCCATGGCAACTCTGCGCATTCCCATAGCCGCTCCAGGAGCATCACCGTGGTGTTGGACCTCATGTCCTCCTCCATGGCGACGTACGAGAGGAAGTAGTAGAGCGCGAAGGACGCGTTCCCGGCGGCGTCGAGGCGCTCCCTGCCCTCCGGGCTGCAGAGCAGACGCGCCACCTCGGGGTGGGACAGCGACTTGGGGAGCTCCCGCAGGAAGGCCTGGAGGCAGGTGGCGACGAGGAGATGGGCGGCCTCCTCGAGGCCGAGGTCGATGAGGGAGAGGGCTTCGTCCACGCCGCGCACCATGGAGGCGAGCTTGTTGTCGCAGGCGACCTTGAGGCCATCGCAGCAGAACTTGTTGGCGAAGGCGAGGAGCTCGAGCATGGTGTCCGGAGGGAAGTCGTCGAGGCGGCCGTGTCGGCTGTAGGCGGCGACGGCGCGCATGCCACGCGCCGAGATGCCGTCGCGGCTGAAGTCAATGTGGTCGCGGCGCGCCTCGGCGAACCCGCCGTAGAGGAGCGTGTTGAGCGGCTTCGCTAGCGCGGCGATGCAGGAACGCTCGcacgccacctcctcctggccgatGACGAACCACAAGTCATTggtctcatcttcttcttcttcctcgctctcATCGAAGGCGATCGATGCGTTGCGCCTCAAAATTGTGTCGCGCCTCAAGCgcggagggcgaggaggaggaggtggagtgcggCGGCAGGGGCAGACGGGATCCACGCCGGAGGACTCCGTGGCGAAGACCGCGGAGCGGGGGCACTCGAGGAGCGGGGTCGTTGGGCCGCAGGGATCGAGAGGCGGCGGCATCGGGTCGAACTCGTCCTCCCGGCGCTCGTGCCGGAGCCAGGCGGCGAGCACGACGCGGCGGTGCGAGTCGGTGGCGTGGACGCGCGCGGCACGGAGCGCGCGGCGCAGCAGCCGGGGGTCCCCGAGCGCGTGGAACAGCGCGTGCTGCTCCAGGTACACATCGCAGAGGTCGTCGCCTTTCGTCTCGGCCGACGACATCCGCCGGAACGACGCCGCGAGCGCCGAGACATGGTCAACGGGGCGAAGGCACGCGTCAAGCGCCGGCTCGAGCGCGGCGGCCGCCGGGAGGCCGCAGGGGAGGGTCGACTCGGAAGAGAAGGCCCCCGAAGTGGCGGGCGCGTGCGGGTAGCAGAGCGACGCGGACATCAGGGAGACgctgcgcggcggcggcagcgggagcAGCTTGGCCCCGCCCCCTCCATCCCCGGAGCCGCCAGACGTGGAGGCCGCGGAGTTGAAGGGGTAGATTTGCGCGGCCTTGCACCCCTCGATCAGCTTGAGGCTCCGTATGGTGGTCAAGAAGTTGTTGGTCATAATGCCGCGCCTCGCTCCTCCTGCGGCTGCCGGGTTATTAGACGGCGGCGATCATGTCAGAATGGGGGTGGGGGGATTTTCGGCGGAACGGCCGGAGCGCGCCTCGCCTCCGCCCTTCCGCGCGGCCGCGCCTTCCCGCCGTGCGCTCGCGGTTGGTTGGTTAATGCCGCTGGTTTGGGAGGGCGGCGGGGGAGGGAGGATCGATCGGGTCGGGTCGGGCGCGGAGAAGGGGAGGGCCGGGGATGAAGCGGAGGGGCGCGCAAGTCGGGTGGGTCTCCCGCTGTCACCACCGTCCGCTGCGCTGCACGAACAAAACACAATTGGACCTTCGCGTTTAATTTTTCTCCGACCCATGCTTTGCTTGAAATGTTCGACTACTATTCTTCTTCACAAACAGTGGACCATTTGTTATTAATGCACAGCTTGTGATTATTGTGCTGTGTTAGTGTTCTTTTGTTAGGGCTGTTGACTGGTGTGATTTTTTGGTTGCATTGCTTCCTTTCGAAAGACAGTTGGTGATTTTTTTGAAAGGCAAAAATGTATATTAAAGTTGACCAGGCCTTACAAGGCCTTTAAAAAAAACCCGAAATTACACACCCTTCCTTGATGAATTAACGTTCGTGCTCTACCTGCACTCACCGACAACTTGTCGTGAGCGAAGTTCGGTGCCACCTCTCAACCTCCGAAACACCATCGCAACTGGGAACTTATTGTCGATATAGCAGCCTGaaatttgccaatcagagccaaaAAAAATGTTGACAACAATGCTCTGGAAACATGTAACCACCGCGAAGAAGAAGGCGGTGAAGAGGGATGGAAGACAACCCCGAATCTGATCAGATAGATTGGGGGGAGACATAACCTCATAAGGCTCCCCTGACAACACCAATGTTGTCGAATGTCATCGGTCAAAGAATGAGTCGAGGATTGTGTCCTCTCAACTAGGAAATTGTTTGACCCCCAAATGCAAGGGTTTGTAGAAAGCAACAATTTCTTTCAAAGTGGGTGACCTTAAAGTTTATTGTACCAGTGAGTTTACTAAGCGGCCAATGAGCACACAAATACAAAACTGCATTGCCTCCAACAAAACTAGGAAGATTGCCAGACTTATTAGCCTTACTGGTGTTGGGGCTGGACAACAACAATGCGTTGCACAAATTCACCAACACGACAAATATGCACACTACACAGTCCCCTCCACTTGTGATGAACTTTAAGTTCAACCAACAAGTAAGCAACGGAATAAAACAAGCAACATGTACATGTGGCACAAGATTTAACGCGGAAAAACCTCCTCAACCCGAGGAGTAAAAAACCACGGTTGTGGACCGACCGGTCCACATaacttcactatgagaatgatgagtaCAAAGTCTTCTCTAGAACCTCTAGAGAGATTTACACACACCCTCCACGTTGCCAACCGGCAACATCAACGACAACCACAAGAGGCAAGATTTCAGCAAAGCAGAGTTTACACAGTTTCTGTCCCATTTAGTGTTTTGCAAACTTCTCTTAAACCGCTAAATCAAACAACACCAAATATGGCAGACAAGTATACACACGAGTTACTGAGATcgcctcaaaatttcagctcaatcggacACTGTTTGCCTATCCAAACTATTCGTCTCCCAAAACTACTCTGTTATGAAACTGCATCAATCCGAGGTGACAAAACCACTCCCAaatctgatgctccactgacccaaTCCTCAAACCAGTTAAACAGATCAAAGTACGGAACGAGCTCACAAAGTTTGGTGCCAATCCAAACACGTTTGAGCCTCCAATCACCAGCTTGAACACTGTCTAGTTAGATGCAGCAAATCTGGACAGAAcgtccacttcttcttcttcttcctctcttctcttAGTTTGTATTCCTCTCTTGTGTGTTCTCTCACTCTCACAATGGAAGCCATGCACCAGCAggggtggagtggctagggttttctcCTTGCCTCCCTACATTAGGAAGCACTCACAACCATTGGATGCAACGAAGATCAACGGCTCGCGCATGTTGGACTTTTGGGCTGATGTTGGGCTGGCAACACACCTTCATGTGGATGGACTTAGCCTAACAACTGATTGTAAGGATAAAACGCAAGTGTGTATGAAATATTGATTGCAAATAAAAAGTAAAACACAAAGAATTATCAAGAGCGTTTGATCGAGGTTGGAAGAACTAGGAATCAATAGGTTAACTGGTGGTTTCTCTCCAAAAGATAGCATGGTTTGGTGAACAAGCTATAGTTGTGCATCGATTAAATTGTAGTTTTTATGACTATGACTATCCATGGCATAAGTACGTATGAGCATCACATCCAAACATCTAGAGACCGTTGTGCAGTTGCATCTATAGCTAATACTCCACTCAAGACCGCTACTCACATGCATCCTAAAATATTAAGTAACAAAATAGAGTATTGCAATAAGCATGATGACATGAAGTAGATGATATACTGTATTCACCCTACGTTCAAAGGACAAGTATGCAATCACCTTTCTATCCAtagtggcaacaacacaatacatgCATTTTTCATATTCTATCATGGCGGTAGATTACTTGTAGATTGAACCCAACTATCAAACCTAAAACTTGACAAAATAAAAGACAAGTAGATCGGAGAGCATATATGAATAAGAATTATGCATCAAGCAAACCAAATTGATCTCAAGTGAATTCATGGATAAATCTGATCATATAAAGTGATAATTCATCACATCGCAATAAACACAACACCAGATTATGGATCAAACCATGTAGGCTAACTCATGTGATCTTTGTATTGAGAAACATGGCAGAGAAACCAACTAGCTATCACTATGGATAAATAGTCCAAAGGAAACTACTCACGACCGAACATAGTGGCCTTCAAATTGATGGAGATGGCCACCATGAAGAATTCCCCCTCGGACAAAGATCCGGAAAAGGACTTTAGATTGGATCATCACGGAACAGAGAGGTGGGGCAACAGAAAATAGGGTTGAAATTCTCGGGCGTATTCAGGTATATATAAAGGCGTAGGCACCAAGAGGCGGTGGAAAGGAGCACCAAGGTCCCCATGCGGCCCCACCACGCACCCTCTAGCCACCTGTAGGGGCACGTGGGAGCTGTGGGCCACCCCCTGACCTATGCCGGTGGGCCACTGGAAGCTTCCCAGTGCAAAACTTCTCCtattttttttttggatttttctaaACCCGATAAAATTGATTTCCCCAAAAATctaaaaacacacaaaaaaaacaacaactaTCACTAGGGATTGTAAACCCTAAACCCTGGCTAGTCCAAAAAATGGTGTCAAAATTGTGCTAAATGATATAAACATGGCATGACAataaaaaagttatagatacgttggatatgtatcaatGACTAGGTGCGCCCTTGGCACAAAGACCAACTAGCCAGGAAGTTAAGTAAGTTATGGGTAGCACGTCTAATAAAATTTTATTTGATGAATTATCATTAAATTATCCCCACATAAGGGAACACCAAGAAGCAACGAATGGGGTAACAAAGAGGAATAACTACCCCTGTGATCATGACAAGTGATTGTTCGTACTAGCCGCACTTAGACACGACATCGGTGCCAGACAGGTCTAGCGTGAACGTTGGTTTAGGTGGCGAGGGAGAGTAACGTGGAACAACAAAAGCAATAAATGTTAGCGTCTTTCTGTTGAGGCGCCCCCCTTTGCATTGAGTATGCTAGACAAGATGGTTTGGTAGCACGAGACATGTTGCatgctgatacatccattttgcatcatgttttcctactgataattatgatgtttttatgcttaataatgctttttggagtaattctaatgccttttctctcataatatgcaagctacacacaaagagggagaattccggcagctggaaat
Proteins encoded:
- the LOC123097759 gene encoding protein MALE DISCOVERER 2 isoform X2 — encoded protein: MEWPPPHMLLLLFLLAFSWRLQGGAGIGGFGVGAEELSSNGASFSRRLLQIGGENQGAGYLFSHTQAPTSGPVSAPAPSAFISSPPEGAPSPFYSRPTPQRSPLRHDPPIVLPHALKFKPAAGGAGHDHSVQTPSHKHSWTTYGLVAVGVAAFLIISAAGALYCRAKKVGTVKPWVTGLSGQLQKAFVTGVPALKRSELESASEDFSNIIGSTSSCMMYKGTLSSGVEIAVASSLVTSAKDWSKECESQYRKKITTLSKVNHRNFMNLLGYCEEGHPFTRAMVFEYAPNGTLFEYLHVREAEKLDWVTRLRICMGIAYCLEHMHQLNPPVVPRSLDSTTIYLTDDFAAKVSDLEFPDDGAKGSSPRSATSDLETAVHRYGVVLLEILTGRVACSDEDGPLERWASRYLDGEVRLAELFDPSIGSSFSEEAARALCEVARSCVDPDPKRRPAMAEVAARLREITALGPDRATPKVSPLWWAELEIMSSSDS
- the LOC123097760 gene encoding ethylene-overproduction protein 1; its protein translation is MTNNFLTTIRSLKLIEGCKAAQIYPFNSAASTSGGSGDGGGGAKLLPLPPPRSVSLMSASLCYPHAPATSGAFSSESTLPCGLPAAAALEPALDACLRPVDHVSALAASFRRMSSAETKGDDLCDVYLEQHALFHALGDPRLLRRALRAARVHATDSHRRVVLAAWLRHERREDEFDPMPPPLDPCGPTTPLLECPRSAVFATESSGVDPVCPCRRTPPPPPRPPRLRRDTILRRNASIAFDESEEEEEDETNDLWFVIGQEEVACERSCIAALAKPLNTLLYGGFAEARRDHIDFSRDGISARGMRAVAAYSRHGRLDDFPPDTMLELLAFANKFCCDGLKVACDNKLASMVRGVDEALSLIDLGLEEAAHLLVATCLQAFLRELPKSLSHPEVARLLCSPEGRERLDAAGNASFALYYFLSYVAMEEDMRSNTTVMLLERLWECAELPWHKQLALHQLGCVMLERGEFKDAQEWFEEAVAEGHVYSLAGVARAKFKCGHKYMAYKLMNRVVTDYDPAGWMYQERAVYCVGKEKMADLRTATQLDPTLTYPYKYRAAALLEEDKMERALEEIDKVLSFRMATDCLELRAWFYLVAGDFEAAVRDVRAILTLDPTYMMFHGKMHGEQLIELLRGQVQQRDMADCWLQLYDRWSGVDDIGSLAVVQQMLAREPGNSSLRFRQSLLLLRLNCQKAAMRSLRLARNSSIHDHERLVYEGWILYDTGHRDEALEKAEQSLSLQRSFEAFFLKAYALGDSSLDVESALSVVQLLEHANSCASDNLRKGQAYNNMGSIYVDCDLLDEATECYSIALSIKHTRAHQGLARVHFLKNRKKAAFDEMTSLLKIAKNSASAYEKRSEYAERDAAKSDLNMATLLDPTRTYPYRYRAAVLMDENKEEEAIGELTQALAFKPDLQLLHLRAAFQDSMGDSASTLRDCEAALCMHPEHGDTLELYNKASAKAEQSES
- the LOC123097759 gene encoding protein MALE DISCOVERER 2 isoform X1, with the translated sequence MEWPPPHMLLLLFLLAFSWRLQGGAGIGGFGVGAEELSSNGASFSRRRLLQIGGENQGAGYLFSHTQAPTSGPVSAPAPSAFISSPPEGAPSPFYSRPTPQRSPLRHDPPIVLPHALKFKPAAGGAGHDHSVQTPSHKHSWTTYGLVAVGVAAFLIISAAGALYCRAKKVGTVKPWVTGLSGQLQKAFVTGVPALKRSELESASEDFSNIIGSTSSCMMYKGTLSSGVEIAVASSLVTSAKDWSKECESQYRKKITTLSKVNHRNFMNLLGYCEEGHPFTRAMVFEYAPNGTLFEYLHVREAEKLDWVTRLRICMGIAYCLEHMHQLNPPVVPRSLDSTTIYLTDDFAAKVSDLEFPDDGAKGSSPRSATSDLETAVHRYGVVLLEILTGRVACSDEDGPLERWASRYLDGEVRLAELFDPSIGSSFSEEAARALCEVARSCVDPDPKRRPAMAEVAARLREITALGPDRATPKVSPLWWAELEIMSSSDS